CTGTACCACGGCTGGAAGATCAACGTGCATGGCGAAGTGGCCGAGGCGCCCAACCATACCGGCGACCAGCAGAGGTTCTGCGAGCACGTGCGGGTGAACCGCTACGGCGTGCAGGAGCGCGGCGGCATCGTGTGGGTGTGGCTCGGCAAGGGCGACACTCCGCCAAAGTTCCCGGACCTGCCCTTCGTCGACTTGCCCGATGAGCATCGCGCAGTGACGAGCCAGGAAGTGCCCACGAACTGGGTGCAGGCAGTCGAGGCGTCGATGGACTCGTCGCACGTCGGCGTTCTGCACGAGTCGACGACGCAGATCACCGCCGGCGGCGGCAACGAGCGCGTGCTGATGACGCAGGCACTCGCGCCCAAGCTCGAGTTCGAGGACCGACCCTACGGCTACCGCTACGCCGCGCTGCGCGCGCTGCCCGACAACAAGGTCTACGCACGCGTCAACAATTTCGTGATGCCGTGGTACGGCATCATCTGCCCGCCCGACGCCAAGGGCCCGAGCACGGTGTTCTTCTCGACACCGGTCGACGACACCACGCACCGCGCCTGGTTCGTGCACTTCAACCCGCATCGGCCGCTCGGCATGACGGTGATGTCGGCGTCCCCCGACGTGTGGAACTTCCCGCCGCTGCCTCCGGGCGACGCGGCCCACAACTGGGGCCAGAACCGCGACCTGATGAAGCGCGGCCATGCCACCGGCTTTCCGCAGCACCTGGGCACCGAAGACTTCGCGATGTTCATCAGCCAAGGCGCGATCTACGACCGCACGCAGGAACAGCTGTGCTCGGCCGACGGCGCGGTGCTGCGTGTGCGCAGCTTGCTGCTGAAGGCGGCGCGCGAGTTCCAGGCCGGCAAGACGCCGACCCTGGCCGCACACCCTGAGCTCGACTACGCGAAGGCGGTGTCGGTGGGCGGCGTGCTGTCCGCCGGCAGCGACTGGCGAGCGCTCGCTGAAACGGCCTGAGCCGACGGAGCGAAGCACCTATGAAATTGTGCAGCGCAGTCGGCTCACTCAGAGCGAAGCCGACGGTTCAAGGACGAATACCTCACAGGCTCTGAGCGCAACACCTTCAACGGAGACAAGACAATGACGATGAACCGACGGCGGATGCTGGCCGCCGCTTGCGCGAGCCTTGCCGCGCCCGCCGCCTTCCATGCCCGCGCCGAGGACAAGCCGGTGATTCGCATCCTGCTGGGCTTGCCGCCCGGCGGTGGCACCGACGCGATCGCCCGCCTGATCGCCGACCGCCTGCCCGCCGAGCTGGGCCAGCCGGTGATGATCGAAAACAAGGTCGGCGCCGGCGGCCGCTTTGCCGCCGATGCACTGATGGCGGCCGCCCCCGACGGCCTGACCTACATGATTGCTCCCAACGCGACACCGACCTTCCAGACGCTCGTGTTCGGCTCGCAGATCAAGTGGAACATCTGGCGCGACTTCGCGCCGGTGGCGAGCCTCGTGTCGTATCCGCTCGGCATGGCAGTGAGCCTGTCGACCGGCGCGACCAACGTGCGCGAGTTCATCGCGTGGGTGAAGAAGAATCCCACCGCCTCCTTCGGCACGCCGGGGCTCGGTGGGCAGAACCACTTCCTGGGCGTCCAGTTCGCGAAGGCCGCAGCAATCGATCTGCCCGTCACGCCGTACAAGGGCACGCCGCCGCTGATCACCGACCTGGTCGGCGGTCATGTGCCGGCAGCGGTGACGCTGATGGACGAGATGATGAAATTCCATCGCTCGGGCAAGGTGCGCGTGATCGGCATCTTCAGCGACAAGCGCTCCGAGCTGATGCCCGAGATCCCGACGATGGCCGAACAGGGCATCAAGGTGGCAGGCGGCGAAGGCTGGACCGCGATGTGGGCACCGATCAAGACTCCCGCCGCCGAGATCGAACGCATGCAGCGCGCGCTGCAGAAGGTTCTTGCGACGCCGCAGGTCCGCGACGCGCTGACGACACGCCTGTCGGTGTCGCCGCACTACCTGAATGGGCAGGAGATGGCTCAACGCCAGCGCACGGAGCTGGCGGTCTGGGAGCCGGTCATCAAGGCCTCGGGCTTCAAGCCCGAGTGACACGATCATGAGCATCACCGACACGCTGCAGGTCCGGGTGAAATCCATCACCTGGGAAGCCGACGGCATTCTCAGTTTCGAGCTGTGCCCGATGCCGCCGCGCAAGGAGTTGCCCGCGTTCACGGCCGGCGCCCATGTCGACGTTCACTTGCCCAACGGCGTGCTGCGCAGCTACTCGTTGCTGAACTCGCAGGACGAGCGCCAGCGCTATGTGATCGGCGTCAACAAGGATGCACAAAGCCGCGGCGGCTCGCGCTACATGCACGAGACGCTGCGCGCCG
The Piscinibacter sp. XHJ-5 DNA segment above includes these coding regions:
- a CDS encoding aromatic ring-hydroxylating dioxygenase subunit alpha codes for the protein MAMTREDNELLCRVENGAPMGEMIRQHYWIPAVPASKLVRDGAPLRVRLLGGNYVAFRTTDGRVGVIDEQCPHRRASLALAHNEDNGLRCLYHGWKINVHGEVAEAPNHTGDQQRFCEHVRVNRYGVQERGGIVWVWLGKGDTPPKFPDLPFVDLPDEHRAVTSQEVPTNWVQAVEASMDSSHVGVLHESTTQITAGGGNERVLMTQALAPKLEFEDRPYGYRYAALRALPDNKVYARVNNFVMPWYGIICPPDAKGPSTVFFSTPVDDTTHRAWFVHFNPHRPLGMTVMSASPDVWNFPPLPPGDAAHNWGQNRDLMKRGHATGFPQHLGTEDFAMFISQGAIYDRTQEQLCSADGAVLRVRSLLLKAAREFQAGKTPTLAAHPELDYAKAVSVGGVLSAGSDWRALAETA
- a CDS encoding tripartite tricarboxylate transporter substrate-binding protein; the encoded protein is MNRRRMLAAACASLAAPAAFHARAEDKPVIRILLGLPPGGGTDAIARLIADRLPAELGQPVMIENKVGAGGRFAADALMAAAPDGLTYMIAPNATPTFQTLVFGSQIKWNIWRDFAPVASLVSYPLGMAVSLSTGATNVREFIAWVKKNPTASFGTPGLGGQNHFLGVQFAKAAAIDLPVTPYKGTPPLITDLVGGHVPAAVTLMDEMMKFHRSGKVRVIGIFSDKRSELMPEIPTMAEQGIKVAGGEGWTAMWAPIKTPAAEIERMQRALQKVLATPQVRDALTTRLSVSPHYLNGQEMAQRQRTELAVWEPVIKASGFKPE